CAAGTGCATCGGCAAGCGCGTTCGATACTCTCTTCGCGTCTGCAAGAGCACGCTCCAGAGCATCAGGCGCCCTGAGATCTGGATCTACCCCAGCCTCACGCTCCTCAAGAGATGCCTTTGCCGCGGCGCCTATCGCCTGCGCCTCCGAGAACTCACTCTCCGCCGCAGCCACCTCATCCTCGGCCGCTCTCAATGCAGTCTCCGCCTGCACTATCTCCTTCGCGAGCTTGGCAACGGCGGAAGCGGCGTTTTCGGCCTCCCGAACCCGCGCCTGCGCATCCGCGAGAGCCTTTGAAAGGTCATCGTTAAGCACACCACGCGCGCATGTTGCAGCCTGGTCCGCGGCCTGTAGCTCCTCGAGCCTGCCGGCAACTGCTGCGCAGTCGCGGTCCGTCCGGCTCAACTCTGCTTGCGCCGCCTCCACTGCGGTCTCCATGGCTTTCACACGCGATTCTGCCCCGCGAAGAGTGTCGTCCGCCACGGCCTGCTCCGCACCTTCCGCCGGCGCCGGGTGGTGGATAGACCCGCATACCGGGCACGGCTGCCCATCAGTAAGCATAGCAGCGAGCGCCGCCGCCCTTCCCTGCGCCCACCGCGTGCGAACGCCATCCAGCTCCGCCCTGGCAGCCAGAAGCTCGTTCTCCGCATGCCCAACCGCGCGCGCGGCTTTCCCGTGCGCCGTGCGCTTGTCTCCTAGGTCCGCATTGAGCTTCGCGATCTTCGCTGCCCGGCCTAGTGCCTCCCGGAGTGCTCGCACGTCCTCCTCCCACTTTGGAAGGTAAGTCGCCTTGGCCTGCGCCTCATCCTTTCCCTGCCTTGCTCCGGTGAGCTCTTCCTGAACCGCAGCTCGACTTCGGGCTGTCTTATCCCTACGTAAGCCGCACTTCTGCATGGCAGCGCCGGCCTCTACGACGCAGGTTCGGGCCTTGTCTATCGCCTGCACCACCGGGATGAGCGACTCGAGGCGGACCACGGCCTGGGAAGCACGCTTTCTCTCCTCTTCACGTTGTGGCAGCGCCTCAGCCTCGTAGGCCTCCTGGGATTTCCTGCTCTCCTCCTCTGCCTCTGTCAGCTTGCTCTTGGCCTTCTCACATCTTTCGGCTGCAGCTCTTGCATCGCCCTGCGATACTCCAAACAAGGCCTCCTTCTCAGCACAGGATGCAGCAAGCTTAGCCCACTTGTGCTCGTCTCTCATCCGGTCGACATCGCGCGCAGCACCTTCCAGCGCCTTAATGACTTCCCTGGCTTTGCGCTCCTCATCGAGCTTGTCCCAATTCCGCTGGCCGGAAGCCAGAGCGGCTGAGGCCTTCTGCACCTCCTCAGCAGCGCGCCGACAGTCATCTTTCGCACCGCGCTGCGCCGCCAGGGTCTTCTCGTGCGTTGCGGCAAGCGCATCCTCGTTCTCAGCGCCAGCATCCTCGAGAAGCTGCTTTCGCCTTGCCGTCAATCCGCCCAAATCGGTGGAGATGGATTTCGCAGCGTCCTTCAGCGCCTGCTCTATCTCGCGGTAGCGGCCCGTTTGGAACAGGATCTCCAGTATCTGCTGGCGCTCAGTAGTCTTCGCGCTCAGCACCTTGCGGAACTCACCCTGAGGGAGAAGCACGACCTGCCGGAACTGCTCCGGCTCGAGGCCTAGGATCTCTACAACCTTGGCAGTCACCCGGCTTGTGCTCGTTTCCACGACGGCGCCTTCATCCTCCGGGCCAGCGGCGCTGGTCCTCCTCCATATGGTGGCGGAGGGCGTTCTATCCCTCACGAATCTCCGCTCCACTCGGTATATCTCAGGCCCTACAGCGAAATCGAACAACACATGCGTAGGCAGGGAAACAGGAGCGAAGTCCGACCGCAACTGCTTGTATTCGCGGCCTGTCGCGCTGCTCTGCCCATACAGGGCGAAACACATGGCATCGAGTATAGTAGTCTTGCCTGAGCCCGTAGGGCCGTGGATCAGGAAGAAGTTCCTGCCCATCAATGCCGAGAAGTCAAGCGCCTGCCGGTCCACATATGGCCCAAAGGCCTGCATTTCCAGGCGAAGCGGCCTCACGCTAAGGCCACCTCCCTCCGCGCCTCCGCGGCCTCCAGCACCGTGATGAAGGCCCTCTCCTGTTCCTCAGTGAGAGGAGTGCCGGTGGTCTCTTCGAAGAATGCCGCGAACAGCTCAAGCTCGGTCATTTCCTTGTGCCTGAGCCCGATGCCGCTCACCCCTTGCTGGACTCCGAATTCCTCCCGGCCGATCTCGAGTATGCTCGGGTAGACCTCGCGGAGCCTCGCCATGGGCTCGTGAACTTGCCCGGTATCCAAAAGCGTGACCGATATGTAATCCTCCCTGCTCTCTCCGCCTGTCGGACCGCGCAGAATGTCGTCGAACATTCCTCTTACTCGCCTTACGTCCCGGCGCGGAGTGAGTGCAACCTCTCTAACAATGGGCAGCCCTTCGCTCGAAAGGTCCACAATCGTGACTGACTTGCGCTGATCAGCCTCATCGAACGAGTATTTCATGAGCGACCCAGCATACCTTGCCCTCCCCCCGCCTAGGGTCTGAGGACGATGTAGGTGACCCAGGGCCGTGTAGTTGAACCTGGAGAAGTGAGACAGACTGACGGCGCCCGTCCCTCCCACAGATAGAGGCCTCTCGGATTCGGACACAGACCCTCCAGCGATGAATGCGTGAGCAATGGCCACTGTGCGAACGCCCCCTGTAGAACACGGTTCAGCACCTTCCTCAGAGCCCCCCATCGCCGCACACACAAGAGCGCGCATGGCCGACTCGTGATCCACTGCATCGGCAACTCCCAGCCTGTCCCTAATCACCGCGGGCTCCGCATACGGCATTAGGACGAATCTGACTGGCCCATCCGAATCCCGGAGTTCAACAGTGCAGGATGCGAAGGAGGCCTCCGCCGAAGGGAGGCCCACAACATGAAGGCCCTGCCTGGCTAGGAGGCGTGTTCCGAAGTTGAGCCTGTGCGGAGAGTCGTGATTCCCAGCGATCATGAGTGTGGGAACCTTCAGGCCTAGCGTCAGTCTGCTCAGAGTCTCGTCCAGTAGTTGCACGGCCTCCACTGGAGGAACAGATCTATCGTATATGTCGCCTGCAATGATCACGGCGTCAGGCCGTTCATCGCGAACCAGATCCACAAACTGATCCAAGACGTAGGACTGGTCATCAGTGAGATGAACGCGGTGGAATATACGTCCGAGATGCCAGTCGGAGGTGTGGATCACTCTCATCAAAGCGTCACCCCGTAAATCAATGGTCTCGGCGCTTCCGAGC
This portion of the Clostridia bacterium genome encodes:
- a CDS encoding SMC family ATPase: MRPLRLEMQAFGPYVDRQALDFSALMGRNFFLIHGPTGSGKTTILDAMCFALYGQSSATGREYKQLRSDFAPVSLPTHVLFDFAVGPEIYRVERRFVRDRTPSATIWRRTSAAGPEDEGAVVETSTSRVTAKVVEILGLEPEQFRQVVLLPQGEFRKVLSAKTTERQQILEILFQTGRYREIEQALKDAAKSISTDLGGLTARRKQLLEDAGAENEDALAATHEKTLAAQRGAKDDCRRAAEEVQKASAALASGQRNWDKLDEERKAREVIKALEGAARDVDRMRDEHKWAKLAASCAEKEALFGVSQGDARAAAERCEKAKSKLTEAEEESRKSQEAYEAEALPQREEERKRASQAVVRLESLIPVVQAIDKARTCVVEAGAAMQKCGLRRDKTARSRAAVQEELTGARQGKDEAQAKATYLPKWEEDVRALREALGRAAKIAKLNADLGDKRTAHGKAARAVGHAENELLAARAELDGVRTRWAQGRAAALAAMLTDGQPCPVCGSIHHPAPAEGAEQAVADDTLRGAESRVKAMETAVEAAQAELSRTDRDCAAVAGRLEELQAADQAATCARGVLNDDLSKALADAQARVREAENAASAVAKLAKEIVQAETALRAAEDEVAAAESEFSEAQAIGAAAKASLEEREAGVDPDLRAPDALERALADAKRVSNALADALEKARKAAERGMQNLASARSEAAFAADAACSANEAFEKSKAALEIQIAECGFAGAEEYAHAKRSRKHIEELESRIGEYDKALHSASERLARAVEAASGLEEPDLETLALDAARMQDESNKAIRAESELAQKADREQLWQKGLSDVGRSIAQAESEYRVMGRISEAANGGNSLGITFERFVLASMMEQVTDAANQRLGLMSRGRYSLRRASERSDGRSAGGLDLEVNDAYTDAARSVSTLSGGEGFEASLALALGLADVVQSHSGGIHLDTIFVDEGFGTLDPEALDLALNTLIDLQRERGRLVGVISHVPELQERIDARLEVQPTDRGSTVRFVVG
- a CDS encoding exonuclease SbcCD subunit D, with product MRVIHTSDWHLGRIFHRVHLTDDQSYVLDQFVDLVRDERPDAVIIAGDIYDRSVPPVEAVQLLDETLSRLTLGLKVPTLMIAGNHDSPHRLNFGTRLLARQGLHVVGLPSAEASFASCTVELRDSDGPVRFVLMPYAEPAVIRDRLGVADAVDHESAMRALVCAAMGGSEEGAEPCSTGGVRTVAIAHAFIAGGSVSESERPLSVGGTGAVSLSHFSRFNYTALGHLHRPQTLGGGRARYAGSLMKYSFDEADQRKSVTIVDLSSEGLPIVREVALTPRRDVRRVRGMFDDILRGPTGGESREDYISVTLLDTGQVHEPMARLREVYPSILEIGREEFGVQQGVSGIGLRHKEMTELELFAAFFEETTGTPLTEEQERAFITVLEAAEARREVALA